From Actinomyces procaprae:
CGACCAGGGCGACCAGGTTCCGTCCTCCCCGGCAACACGCACCCGCCAGGCGGCGCCCTCGCGTGAGCTCAGCGGCGGGGCGGGCCAGGGGACGAACAGGGAGTTGGCCCCCTCCAGGGTGAATGTCTGCGGGGCGGCGGGGAGCGCGCCGACGGGCCCGCGGACCACCTCGACCTCGGCGCGGGCCTGGGTCCAGCCGACGGGCGCGCTCGGCACCTCCCACGACAGCGCGGGAGTGGGGCCGGTGCCGCCGAGGACGGGCTTATCGGGGCGGTGGTGGTCCACGCGCAGCCGCTCCGGGGCGGCGAGCGGGCCGACCGGGTCGGCGGCGTCGGGTGCGGCGGCGGTGAGCAGGCTGGTGTTGGGCGCGCCGGGCGTGGCTGTGAGTGGGGCGTCTGAGCCCGAGCTCCCGGTAGCGGCGGTGTTGGGCAGGCCGGGGTGGTGTGTGGTCACGAGTTCCTCCGGATCTTCGTTGAACCGTTTCATGGATGGGTGTGAGCGTATTCGGTCCGCGGTGGATCCGTCAACCTTTGCGGTCTCTTCGCGTTTGAGGGTGTGTTGGCCCGGGGGCTTGTGTGCTGACGCGACGGTTCGTACCTTCGCGTGAGGGTTCGTATGTTCTGGTCGGCGATTCGTACTTTCTTGCGACGGTTCGTACGGTAGGGGTACGTAGCGTCGCCGGAAGTGCCGAATCGTTGGCGCAAAGTGTCGAACCGTCAGGCGAAGTGCCGAACCGTCACGCGAAGTGCCGAACCGTCACGCGAAGTGCCGAACCGTCATCCGGTGCGCGCGGGCGAACACGCCTGGTCCGCACCCCGAGCGCTCATGTCTGCGCCCGGGGCCTGTCGAGTGGGGCACCAAGACCGCTGCCGTGCGTCGTCAATGGCGGCAGTCCCGGTCCAGCACCCAGATACTCCCAACGGCCCCGACGACTCAGCGCAAGCCAGCACCACCCACCGACAACGACGACGACCTCGCCAACCCGACAACGACCACCCCCACCGCAGCCCCGACCCCAACCACCACACCCACAAACCGGAAGATCCCCTTTGCGCAGCTGCGGTCGGGATGGACCGCGAGGACGGCGCGGCGAAGCGCGTGGGGCGAGTCCAGCTCGCTCCACGCGCTTCGGGCCGGCTAGTGCTCCGCCGTGGAGCCCTCGGCCTTGGAGGGGTCGGCGGCGTCGGCGGGATCTGCGGGGCCGCCGCAGATGAGGCGCGCAACGGCGACTCCCCACTGCGCGTCCGGGTTCGTGCCGGCACCGAGCCAGCTCGAGAACACCTTGACCACCAGGTCGCGCCGCTCCGGGGCGCGCTCGGCGTCGGCGCGCCCGAGCGCTGCGGGGAGCGAGTCGAGCGTCAGGTCCGTGCCGTATGCGGGCGTTCCGGGCTGCTGGCGCCACGACTCGGCCAAGGAGCCCGCGTCGAAGGCGTCGAAGCCCGTCTCCTCGACCAGTGCCATGGCCCGCTGCTTGTCGATGCTCCGGTCTGCGGCCACGGGCAGGGCGATGCGTCCGGGGGTTCCCGCGGGGGTGCCCTTGGTGGCCAGTGACGCCGAGCCGATGGCGTTCCACGCCTTGGCGACGGGGCGACCCAGCTGCTCGGACACCCACAGGCTTTCGACCATGCCGGCGGGCAGTAGGTCTGTGCCGTCGCGGCCCGGGTAGTAGTTCGAGGTGTCGATGACGGTCGCGTCCTCGGGGAGGTCGGTCAGGAGCGGTGCCAGTGTGGGGATCGCGCTCAGCGGCACCGAGAGGATGACCACCTCGGCGCCTTCGACCGCCTGCGCGGGCGTGACGGGACGGGCGCCGTCAACGAGCAGCTCGGCCGGGATGGTCTGCGGGCCGCGGGAGTTGGCGACGGCGACGTCGTGCCCGGCGGCGCTCAATGCGCGCACGATGCTGGCGCCGATATTGCCGGTTCCGATAATGCCGATCCGCATGGGTGTTCCTCTCGTCGGTTGATTCGGGCACGTGGTGCGGCAGTGCTGCCCGCTACGGTATTCAGAGACTCGTGACGCCTCAAGGGGTGTGGTTCTCCTCCAGGTGCTGACCTTGGAGCGGCCGATGTCGCGGAGCCCGGACCGTCCCGTACCGCCGTCGCTGCCCCAGAAGTCCGCGGTGCTTGCGTCGTCCCGTGTACTGCACGACCCCGGGCGGCGTTTTACGACCTTGGTGCCTGTTGCACGACCCCGGGGTGGTCGTGGAATGTACCCCAAGGTCGTGAAGTGTCACCAAGGTCGTGGAATGCACTCCAGGATCGTGGTGGAGACCGCCGCCAGGACTGCGGAAACTCGGCAGCGGGTGGCGGCTCCGGGGGCCGGCGGCTAGGCCCTGCGCAGGTGTTCGGCGAAGTCGCGTACGACGTCGGCCATGTCGACGTCGCGGTCCAGCAGCCACTCCGCTTGCACACCCTCAATTAGTGCAGTCAGTTGCATGGCGGCCAGGTCCAGGTCGACGTCGGTGCGCAGCCGCCCCGCGTTGCGCTCGCGCTCCAGGTCGGTGCGCACTGCGGCCCGGAAGCGTTGGGCGAGGCCCACGATGTAGTCATGTGCGGGATGGTCTGGATTGACCGCCTCGGCGCGCATGACGGCGTCGAGCTGGATGAGGCCCGGAATCGAGGCGTTGTGCTCCATGATCAGGGGGAGCGCTTCAAGCAGGCCGTGCTCGGCGAACAGGGCGGCCCGCCACTCCGACTCGGCCTCCTCGCGCCGCTTCAGAACCGCCTCAAGCAGCTTCTCCTTCTTGCCGAAGTGGTGGCGCAGCAGAGTGTGGCTCACTCCGACGGCGTCGGCGATCTGACGCAGCGAGAGGTTGTTGTAGCCCTGCTCGGCGAAGACCTCCATGGCCGCGTCGGTGATGGCGGCGCGGCGACGCTCCCCGTTGGCGTAGCGCGTGCGCCCGTCCGGAGGGGCGACGGCGTCGGAAGCGGACACTGTCAACCTCGTCTCTGGCCGGTCGTGTGTGCGGGGGGCGGGCCTGTGCGGTAACGGTCGGCCCGGGTGGCGATCCTAGTTGATCGTCGTGCGGGGCGGTCCGGTGTGGCGGAGCCGTCCGGTGTGGCGCAGGGTGCGGGTGGTCGGGCGGGCGCGCCGAAGAAAGGTGATGTAGACCGAATTGGAAGTGATGTAGATCTTGACCAAGGTGGTGCAACTTGAGCTATGGTGGTACGGACAGGCGCTGCGGCTCCCGTGAGCGCGTCGTAGCCGGCACTGCCGCCGGCCGCATATCAAGGACGATCAATGACCACCCCACCCAGCACCAGGCACGAAGGTGCCGAAGACGCCTACACCTCCGCCGTCGTCGAGGGCTATGAGCCTCGTGGCGGTGAGGGCATGTACTCCGCGCAGGCCGCCCCCATGAGCCCGGAGGAAGAGGAGGCCGCCCGCATCACCGCCAAGTTCGGCAACCCGCGCAAGACGATCTGGCTGGTGCTTGTCGCCGCCATCGGCGGCTACATCATGATGATGGGCATGGGCACGGCTCTGCAGCTGCGCCTGAGCGTCATCGATGAGGGGCTGGCCACCCTGGTCTACTCGCGGGCCACGTCCCTGTCCGCCCTGCTCATGCTCGCCGTGGTCCCGATCGTGGGGGCACTGAGTGACCGCACTCTCCTGCGCTTCGGCCGCCGTCGCCCCTGGATCGTAGGCGGCTACCTCGTCGCCTTCACATGCTTCCTCGTCATCGGATACTCGGCGAGCTCCATCGTCATCATCGGCGCCTACATCGTCGGCATCGCCTCCGCCCAGGCCGGATTCAACGCCTATTCCGTCATTCCCGTCGAAGGCGTTCCCGCCAACATGCGTGGACGCATCATGGGCTTCATGGGCCTGTGCGGCGCACTCGCGATGAGCGCCGGGTCCTACATCGCCGGCGCCCTCGTCGACATCTCCACCATCCTGCTCATGACTGTTCCCCCGGCGCTCGCGATCATCAGTGCCCTGCCGCTCCTGCTCCTCTACAAGGACCCGCAGCACAGCCGCGAGGAGATCCCGCAGGGCGGCACCCTGGACATGTTCGCCCACATGTTCGTCAACCCGGTCAAGCACCCGAACTTCGGCATTGTCTGGCTCGCACGCTTCCTCGCCGGCGCGGGCATGGCGGCCTTCCTCGGATTCTTCGTCCTCTACCTCATCATCGGCCTGCACATGAGCCCCGCGGAGGCGGGTGCCCAGGCCGGGCACCTGTCCCTTATGAGCGCCCCCGTGTCCATCGTCGTATTCATCGGCTCCGGCTGGATCTCCGACAAGCTCGGCATGCTCAGGCCCCTCGTCGCCCTCGCCGCCATCATCATGGCGGTCGGCCTGATCGTCGCCGCCACATCCACCACGGTCGCCGGATTCACGGTTGCCTGGATGATCTTCGCCGTCGGCCAGCCCATGTACCTGACGGTAGACCTCGCCCTGTGCGCCAAGGTCCTGCCCAACGAGGCCGACGCGGGCAAGGACATGGCCGTGTTCGGTCTCGCACTCAACCTCGGAAACGTGCTGGTGCCGGCCGTTGCCCCGACGCTGCTCGGCCCGGCGTCGAACAACTACCCGTTGCTGTGGGGCACGGCTGCTGCGCTCGTCTTCGCAGGCGCCCTGCTCATGCCGTTCGTCAGGGGCGTCAAGTAACCGTGCCGACGACGACGGTCTGCCGCGCCACCGTCGTCGTCGGCCGGCCGGGCGGATTCGGCCCGGCAGCGACCCGACGTCGCACCCGCTGCGGCTTCCCCCAACCACCCAATACACGACGGAGATAATCACCTCATGACCACCCCTGCATCCGCACCCGCCCCGACCGCCCCCGCCCCGTCCTTCCCCGAGGGCTTCCTGTGGGGCACCGCCACCGCCTCCCACCAGGTGGAGGGCGGCAACGTCAACAACGACGTCTGGCTGTACGAGCACGTACCGGGCACCATGTACGCCGAGTCCTCCGGGGACGCCTGCGACCACTACACCCGCTACCGGGAGGACATCGCCCTGCTCGCCTCCCTGGGGCTGAACTCCTACCGCTTCTCCCTGGAGTGGAGCCGCATCGAGCCGGCCGAGGGCGAGTTCTCCGCCGTCGCCATCGCCCACTACCGCGACATGCTGCGCGCCTGCCGCGAGCACGGGCTCACCCCGCTGGTGACGTACCACCACTTCACCTCCCCGCAGTGGCTCATCGCCCGCGGCGGCTGGGAGGACGCCGACACCCCCGCCCTATTCGCCCGCTACTGCCGTCGCGTCACCGAGGAGCTCGGCGACCTGTTCGACATCGCCTGCACCATGAATGAGCCGAACCTCGCCATCCTGCTGGGCGAGATGGGCATGTGTGAGCGGGAGCCCGCCCAGCGGTTCGGTAATCCCACCTGGGAGGGCGCCGCCCGCGCCCTGGGGACGACGGCGGACAAGGTCGCCGGCTTCCAGCTGTCGGCCACGCCCCAGGCCTACGAGATCAAGTGCGCCGCCCACAAGGCCGCTGTCCAGGCCATCAAGGCGGTCAAGCCCGAGATGCAGGTCGGCTGGACGCTGGCCAACTCCGACTTCCACGCGGCCCCCGGCGGCGAGGAGCGGGTGGCGCGCATGAACGAGGAGAACAACCTGCGCTACCTGCGCGTGAGTGAGGGTGATGACTTCGTCGGGCTGCAGACCTACAACCGCACGGTGCTGGGCCCCGACGGGCCGGTGCCGCCCGAGGAGGGCGCCGTGCTCAACCAGGGCGGGGAGGAGATCTGGCCCTGGGCGATCGGTGCCGTGGTCCGGCAGGCCTGGGACGCGGTCAAGATGCCGATCTACGTCACCGAGAATGGGTTGAACACGGAGGACGACGCCCAGCGGGTGGACTTCCTGCGCACCGCCATCGGTGAGGTCGGTGCCGCGATCGCCGACGGCGTGGACGTGCGCGGCTACATGTGCTGGTCGGCCATGGACAACTTCGAGTGGATCTTCGGCTACGGTCCCAAGTTCGGCATCATCGCCGTCGACCGGGACACCCAGGCGCGCACTCCCAAGCCCAGCGCCCATGTGCTCGGGGAGATCGCCCTGTCCAACGGGGCGTGCCTGAGCCGGGACTGAGGCGAGTGGCCCGCAGCCCCGCGCCCCCGCGCCCCCGCAGCCCCCGCCGAGGTCGGTAGATCTTACGTACTGAGTTCGGTAGTTGTTACGTGCCGAGGTCGGTAGTTGTGGGCTGTGGGGCTGCGCCTGTTCTCGGGTTGCGCGGTGTCATCGGGAGCCGCGGCGGCGGGCAGCAAGAAGGGCGAGGACCTCTTCGTCCTCGCCCCGTATAATCCGTGGCCTCATGGCCGTCGCGGGAGCGCCCGCGGGGTGAGCCGCGTCAGGCGGTCACCGTGTTGCAGTCGCTTTCAGCGCTGCTCGTTCTCGGCGGCAATCGCACGCTCGAGCTCACGCTCACGGGCGGCGGCGGCGCGGACGGCCAGATCGATGTCGAAGAACATGTTCGGTTCCTTTCGGTTGAGTTCTCCCGGCCGGTTCTTCGACCGGGGCCGGCTGGCTGTTCCTGCCGACGCCCATAAATGTACCTATCGGTCGGCACCCGATCCAGTTCTGAGAGTGTGCAGTCTGTCATGCTTTCAGTAACTCCATGAAACAAGTTGCAGCCTGTGCTCCAGGCTCGCCCGCGGCGGTTATGCGACCAGCACCGTGCGCCCACTGGTCAGCTCGCGCAGGTCGCCGTTGGGCGTCACGAGCTCTCCGGTGACGCCGGACGGCAGGGTCACCTCGTAGTGCACGGTGGAGTCGGGAGCTGCGAGCCCTGCGGCTGCGGCGTCAGCGGCAGCCTCCGCGCTGTTCGCGTCCTGCGCCGCCCGGTCGACGCGCTCCCAGGCGACCTCCACCCGGCCGAAGGGCGTGTCCCTGTGTGAGCGCGCCCAGGACACTGGCCCGCCGGTCAGCGGCGCCACCCGCACCCGTCGGTAGCCGGGCGCCAACGGGGAGATCCCGCCCAGGCGGCGGAACAACCAGTCATCCACGCAACCGAAGGCGTAGTGGTTGAAGCTCATCGCCCCCACGGTCCCGTCCGGGGCGACCGCGTCCCAGGACTCCCAGATCGTGGTCGCCCCCTCGGCCACCTCATACAGCCAGGACGGCACCGTGTCCTGCATGAGCACCGCCCAGGCCGCGTCCGCATGCCCGGAGTCGACCAGCACGTCCAGCAGGAACGGCACCGACAGGAAGCCGGTGTCCAGGTGGTCGCCTGCCTCATGCACCAGCCGCACCAGCCGGTCCGCCACGGCCCGACGCCGCGCGCCGCCGTCCGGATCGTCGGCACCGACGATGTCGAAGGCGAGCGCCAGCACGTACATGCCCTGCAGGTCCGGGGCCATGGCGCCGTCGGCACCGATGTACTCCGCGGCCACCGCGGCCCGTACCGCCTCCCAGCGCTCCCGATAGGCGGCCGCGTCGTCCGAGTGCCCGAGGACCTGCGCCACTTGGGCGAGGGTGCGCAGCGCCTCGGCGTGGAAGGCGGCGCCGACGAACTCGCTGGTCAGGTGCGGCGCCGTCATGATCGCGTCCTGGGCACCACTGGACAGGGTCGAGGGCGCCAGCCAGTCGCCGAAGTGCATGCGCGAGTTCCACAGCAGCCGCTGCCGGGCGGCAGCGGCGTCGTCGAGCCCGTCCCAGCCGGAGGTGCGGTCCGTGTCCTCCCAGTCGCTGCCACGCAGGCGGGGCGGCAGCTCGGTGGCGGCCTGCCGCGACTGCATCTCCACCCAGGCTTGCATGGCCGGGTAGTTGGCGCGCAGGGTGTGGACGTCGCCGTAGCGCTCCCACAGGGTAAGCGGCACACGGATGATCGCGTCGCCCCAGCCGGCCGCGGCGGTGATGCCGCCGATGCCGGGCTGTCCCTCCATGGCCGCCTGCCGCGGGGCGAAGGGGGAGATGATGACCACGCGGCCGTCGGCGAGCTGGTCTGCGCGCACGTTGCGCAGCCAGCGGGCCAGGAAGGTGTGCACCTGGGCGTTGTTGGTGGCGGCAGGGGCGAAGACCTGGATGTCGCCGGTCCAGCCGACGCGCTCCCGCTGCGGGCAGTCGGTGGGGATGGACAGGAAGTTGGCGCGCTGGGACCACACCGTGTTGGTGTGCAGCCGGTTCAGGCGCTCATCGGAGCAGGTGAAGTCGCCCGCCGGCTCCAGGTCCGAGCCGACGACGACGGCGACCGCGTCACCCGCCCGCAGCTCGCCGGGGTAGCCGGTCACCCGCGCGTAGCGGAAGCCGTGGAAGGTGAAGGTCGGCTCGTAGGTCTCGGGATCCTGGGGCGTGCCCGTGCCGGCCAGGATCCAGACGTCGCGCTGATCCTTGTTCGGGCCCTGCACGTTGGAGAAGAAGTTGCCGTCGGCGTCCAGGTGCTCGGAGTGCTCCAGGGTGATCTCGGTGCCGACCGGGCCTACGGCGCGCAGCCGCACCCGCCCGGCGATCACCTGCGCGAAGTCCAGCACCGTCTCCCCGGCCGGGGTGGTGATCACCCGGGCGGCGGGCAGCTCCAGCAGGCGGCGCACCGGTTCACCGCGGAAGGGCTCCAGGACGGTGGCCGGGTCCAGCTCGGCGGTCGGGATGATGCGCACCGGATCCCAGTCCGAGTCGTCGAAGCCGGGGCGGTCCCAGCCGACGACGGCGGCCGCGAGCCGGTCGTCACGCTTCTCGCCGATCATGATGTCGCTGTAGCGCAGCGGCCCGGACTCGGTGCAGCGGGCGTTGGCGGCTGGCCCCCAGGTTAGGTGGGTGCCGTCGGCCCGGGTGATCGACAGCTGCCACCAGCCGCGCAGCAGGGTGCCGTACTGGCCGGACTCCCCGGTGATGGTGGCCCGGCCGGCGAACCAGCCGTCGCCCAGGCGCAGGCCGAGGGTGTGGGGCCGGGGCGCCCCGGCGGGGTCCGCCAGGAGGGCGGTGACGTCGTGGACCTCGAACTCGGTGTAGGTGTGGTAGCTGGTCCACCCCGGTGCCAGCACGGTGTCGCCCACCGCGGCGCCGTCGATACTCGCCTCGATCACGCCCTGAGCGCTCAAGTACAGGCGGGCGCGGGTGATCGGGGCGGCGTGGACGTCGGCGCGGGGCAGATCCTGACGCACGAGCTTGACCGGGTGCAGCTTGTCCCCGGCCGGTACCGGTTCCTGCGGGGTGAACAGGGTGGCGAAGGAGGCCTCCGGCTCCAGTTCCACCGGCGTCTGGGCCGGCTCCACCCAGTCGGCGACGACGTCGGCCCCGTCCAGCAGGGAGGTGGAGAAGGCCGAGTCGGCCCAGGGTGAGGGCTTGGCGTTGGCGGCGGAGTCGGTCCAGATGCGTACCCGCCAGGTGTAGTCCGCATCCGAGGTCAGGGGCTCGCCGTCGTAGGGCAGCCAGGGCGAGGCGGGCGGGTCGGGGATCTCCACGCGGCCGGTGGCCCACACCGGCGGCTCGACGGCGGTGCCGGTGGCCGGGTCGAGGCCGCGCACCTGCAGTTCGTAGGCGCTCGCGGGTGCCTCGCCCGGCACCTGCCAGGACAGCACCGGCCGCGGCACCGCCACTCCGAGCGGGGCGTGCTGGTGGTCGACGGTCAGGTTGACGGGGGCGGGTGCGGGACCGGTTTGGGTGATCTGCATGGGGAGCTCCTTAGTCCGGGACGGGACTTGTACGGCTGTGTTCGTCCGGGCGTGCGCGCGAGCCTCAGTTCTCGACGAGTAGGCGGACCGGGCCGGTCAGGCCGTAGTCACGCACCGGCACGTCGTGCGTGGCCTCCGCCTTGCCGCTGAGAGCGGCGGAGATGTCCGGGATGGTCTCGTAGTAGCCGCGGGCCTTGAGACGGTTGGAAAGCGAGGAGGACACGCGCACGACGACGTCATTGGCCCCCGGCCGCAGTACGTCGGTGACGTCCACGCCCGGCGCCGAGGTGTCGAAACCGATCGGTGCGCCGCCGTTGATACTCACCGACCCCAGGCCGCCGCAGACGTCGCCAAGATCGAGCGCCAGACGCCCGTCCGGCACCACGTCAAGCCTGAGCGTGGTGCGGTACTCGCCCACGCCGGAGACCTCCGGGCCGACGCCGTCCAGGTCCTTCCACGGCGCCAGGGCGGTACCGTTGGCCCGCAGACGGGTGACGGCGGTGGCAGGACGCACCTCGCGGGTCGCGTAACCCAGGCCGCGGTCCTCCTCGATCAGCTGGGCTTCGCCGGCGTCCCAGGACTCCACCGTGATGTCCCAGTCGGAGAGCTCGGCGACGACGGAGACGGTGCGCCTATGCGGAGCGTCTGCGGCGCCGTCGGCGGCCGCCGGAGCCGAGCGGTCGAGCGTGATGACGGCGGCCTCGCCCGGGCGTAGGCGGACTGGGACGACGGTGACATCGGAGTGACCGGGGCCGATCGGCTCGGTGTGAGCGTCGCCCAGCTCGCGGAATCGGCCGCTCCACTGGTCCAGTCGGTAGGCGATGCCGGCGCCGGGAATCTTGATATTCACGCGGGTGGGCGCCTCGGTCTCGTACAGGAAGTGGTAGACGTACACATGGGTCAGGTCCCCGTCGATGCGCTCGTAGGCGAGCACGTTCTGATTCGGGACGGCGAACTCGTGGTAACCGGTCACCCCCAGCGCGCGCAGCGCCTCCACGGCGCGGGCGGGCTCATCCACCTCGGCGACGCTCGGCAGCACCTTCAGCGCCGCCATGGTCGCGGCCAGCTCCGCGTCGCGCCCGTCCAGTCCGGGCGTGCGGGCGGCCGCGGCCCCGTAGTGGAAGTACTCGCCGGTCTCCAGGCGCTTGAGCTCGCTGGCCCCATTGACGATCAGCACCCGCAGGCCCGCGCGCGCCCAGTCGAGCAGCCGGGCGGCGACGTCGGCGTCGAGCGCCTCCTGGTAGACGATGAGGGCCTGGTAGCCGGGCCCGTCCGGCTGAACGACGCCGTCGGCGAAGACCACGTCGTCGCGCAGCAGCAGCGAGCCGTCGAAGAACTCGTACCCCCAGCCGGCGTCCTGCATGCCCAGGTCACGCCACCAGTGGTTCTGGCGGTTGCGCATCCACATGCGCCCGTAGGCGACCTCGTCCGGAATGCGACGCTCGCCGTCGTAGAACATCATGCCGGAGGAATTGTCCGTGAAGTGGTCGGTGCGCAGGATGCCGACGTCGATGCGCGGACGGCCCCGACGCAGCACCTGCTGCACGCGCCCGACGGCCCGGTTCCACAGCGGATAGAACTCGGCGGCGGGCTGGCGCGTGTCGAAGCGTTCGGAGAACATGGGCAGCATGCCCTCATGGCCGGGCCACTCGGTGCTGCCCTCGGCGCCGGCGGGACTGGACCAGCCGTGCAGGACGGTCTTGGTGATGCCGGCCGCCAGCTGCGTGTTGATGATCTGGTCGTAGAAGCGGTGGGGCAGCATGTGGTTGCGGGTGGTCGCCCCGGTCTCCGAGGAGTACTGCTTGCCCAGTAGGTGCGCCGGCCCCGCCATGAGCCGGTAGGCGTCGATCTGGGAGCCGAACTCCAGGGACTCGGTCTCAATGCCGTCCACGGCCACGCCCGGGCGGGTCAGCTCGAAGGGCAGCCCATAGGAGATCTCGGCGCGCAACGCGATGCCCTGCTCGTGCAGGAAGTCGGCGAAGGGCTGGAGCATATGCTCGATGTACAGGTCGGTGAGGGTGGCCACGTAGTCGTGGCGGACCTTGGCGACCTCGGTGACGTGCG
This genomic window contains:
- a CDS encoding glycoside hydrolase family 1 protein — translated: MTTPASAPAPTAPAPSFPEGFLWGTATASHQVEGGNVNNDVWLYEHVPGTMYAESSGDACDHYTRYREDIALLASLGLNSYRFSLEWSRIEPAEGEFSAVAIAHYRDMLRACREHGLTPLVTYHHFTSPQWLIARGGWEDADTPALFARYCRRVTEELGDLFDIACTMNEPNLAILLGEMGMCEREPAQRFGNPTWEGAARALGTTADKVAGFQLSATPQAYEIKCAAHKAAVQAIKAVKPEMQVGWTLANSDFHAAPGGEERVARMNEENNLRYLRVSEGDDFVGLQTYNRTVLGPDGPVPPEEGAVLNQGGEEIWPWAIGAVVRQAWDAVKMPIYVTENGLNTEDDAQRVDFLRTAIGEVGAAIADGVDVRGYMCWSAMDNFEWIFGYGPKFGIIAVDRDTQARTPKPSAHVLGEIALSNGACLSRD
- a CDS encoding NADPH-dependent F420 reductase, translating into MGYIPRPPRGRATGTKVVKRRPGSCSTRDDASTADFWGSDGGTGRSGLRDIGRSKVSTWRRTTPLEASRVSEYRSGQHCRTTCPNQPTRGTPMRIGIIGTGNIGASIVRALSAAGHDVAVANSRGPQTIPAELLVDGARPVTPAQAVEGAEVVILSVPLSAIPTLAPLLTDLPEDATVIDTSNYYPGRDGTDLLPAGMVESLWVSEQLGRPVAKAWNAIGSASLATKGTPAGTPGRIALPVAADRSIDKQRAMALVEETGFDAFDAGSLAESWRQQPGTPAYGTDLTLDSLPAALGRADAERAPERRDLVVKVFSSWLGAGTNPDAQWGVAVARLICGGPADPADAADPSKAEGSTAEH
- a CDS encoding glycosyl hydrolase is translated as MNQTATIPTLDALRAALAEPPIEYRPELRWWLAEGLHTDATIRREIAAAHRLGFGGMEFLTMPEENIDSSRYGWGSEEWTHDSHTIVAETTARGMSFSFTSGTNWSNANLPTITPDDPAAAQELNVEYEDVRERRTGLLPRVDLDADRGEGGLPGSRVAPKRQHLVAVVAAVVADSGTTASGLSAPASDGAATLADGAAGATAAQAPTPVIDVGTLTDLTPLVVGAEGAEALEWSAPDARDWRLFVFWMHGTGQTASPSASVNYTVNYLDRDGVDAVIDYWREVVLTDALKTDIARNPRAQMYMDSLELNTWGEGGMFWGRCVAEEFRARRGYDITPWLPLLVRSAPLMAVSTRYHFEPDAAHVTEVAKVRHDYVATLTDLYIEHMLQPFADFLHEQGIALRAEISYGLPFELTRPGVAVDGIETESLEFGSQIDAYRLMAGPAHLLGKQYSSETGATTRNHMLPHRFYDQIINTQLAAGITKTVLHGWSSPAGAEGSTEWPGHEGMLPMFSERFDTRQPAAEFYPLWNRAVGRVQQVLRRGRPRIDVGILRTDHFTDNSSGMMFYDGERRIPDEVAYGRMWMRNRQNHWWRDLGMQDAGWGYEFFDGSLLLRDDVVFADGVVQPDGPGYQALIVYQEALDADVAARLLDWARAGLRVLIVNGASELKRLETGEYFHYGAAAARTPGLDGRDAELAATMAALKVLPSVAEVDEPARAVEALRALGVTGYHEFAVPNQNVLAYERIDGDLTHVYVYHFLYETEAPTRVNIKIPGAGIAYRLDQWSGRFRELGDAHTEPIGPGHSDVTVVPVRLRPGEAAVITLDRSAPAAADGAADAPHRRTVSVVAELSDWDITVESWDAGEAQLIEEDRGLGYATREVRPATAVTRLRANGTALAPWKDLDGVGPEVSGVGEYRTTLRLDVVPDGRLALDLGDVCGGLGSVSINGGAPIGFDTSAPGVDVTDVLRPGANDVVVRVSSSLSNRLKARGYYETIPDISAALSGKAEATHDVPVRDYGLTGPVRLLVEN
- a CDS encoding TetR/AcrR family transcriptional regulator — its product is MSASDAVAPPDGRTRYANGERRRAAITDAAMEVFAEQGYNNLSLRQIADAVGVSHTLLRHHFGKKEKLLEAVLKRREEAESEWRAALFAEHGLLEALPLIMEHNASIPGLIQLDAVMRAEAVNPDHPAHDYIVGLAQRFRAAVRTDLERERNAGRLRTDVDLDLAAMQLTALIEGVQAEWLLDRDVDMADVVRDFAEHLRRA
- a CDS encoding alpha-L-rhamnosidase — translated: MQITQTGPAPAPVNLTVDHQHAPLGVAVPRPVLSWQVPGEAPASAYELQVRGLDPATGTAVEPPVWATGRVEIPDPPASPWLPYDGEPLTSDADYTWRVRIWTDSAANAKPSPWADSAFSTSLLDGADVVADWVEPAQTPVELEPEASFATLFTPQEPVPAGDKLHPVKLVRQDLPRADVHAAPITRARLYLSAQGVIEASIDGAAVGDTVLAPGWTSYHTYTEFEVHDVTALLADPAGAPRPHTLGLRLGDGWFAGRATITGESGQYGTLLRGWWQLSITRADGTHLTWGPAANARCTESGPLRYSDIMIGEKRDDRLAAAVVGWDRPGFDDSDWDPVRIIPTAELDPATVLEPFRGEPVRRLLELPAARVITTPAGETVLDFAQVIAGRVRLRAVGPVGTEITLEHSEHLDADGNFFSNVQGPNKDQRDVWILAGTGTPQDPETYEPTFTFHGFRYARVTGYPGELRAGDAVAVVVGSDLEPAGDFTCSDERLNRLHTNTVWSQRANFLSIPTDCPQRERVGWTGDIQVFAPAATNNAQVHTFLARWLRNVRADQLADGRVVIISPFAPRQAAMEGQPGIGGITAAAGWGDAIIRVPLTLWERYGDVHTLRANYPAMQAWVEMQSRQAATELPPRLRGSDWEDTDRTSGWDGLDDAAAARQRLLWNSRMHFGDWLAPSTLSSGAQDAIMTAPHLTSEFVGAAFHAEALRTLAQVAQVLGHSDDAAAYRERWEAVRAAVAAEYIGADGAMAPDLQGMYVLALAFDIVGADDPDGGARRRAVADRLVRLVHEAGDHLDTGFLSVPFLLDVLVDSGHADAAWAVLMQDTVPSWLYEVAEGATTIWESWDAVAPDGTVGAMSFNHYAFGCVDDWLFRRLGGISPLAPGYRRVRVAPLTGGPVSWARSHRDTPFGRVEVAWERVDRAAQDANSAEAAADAAAAGLAAPDSTVHYEVTLPSGVTGELVTPNGDLRELTSGRTVLVA
- a CDS encoding MFS transporter, which translates into the protein MTTPPSTRHEGAEDAYTSAVVEGYEPRGGEGMYSAQAAPMSPEEEEAARITAKFGNPRKTIWLVLVAAIGGYIMMMGMGTALQLRLSVIDEGLATLVYSRATSLSALLMLAVVPIVGALSDRTLLRFGRRRPWIVGGYLVAFTCFLVIGYSASSIVIIGAYIVGIASAQAGFNAYSVIPVEGVPANMRGRIMGFMGLCGALAMSAGSYIAGALVDISTILLMTVPPALAIISALPLLLLYKDPQHSREEIPQGGTLDMFAHMFVNPVKHPNFGIVWLARFLAGAGMAAFLGFFVLYLIIGLHMSPAEAGAQAGHLSLMSAPVSIVVFIGSGWISDKLGMLRPLVALAAIIMAVGLIVAATSTTVAGFTVAWMIFAVGQPMYLTVDLALCAKVLPNEADAGKDMAVFGLALNLGNVLVPAVAPTLLGPASNNYPLLWGTAAALVFAGALLMPFVRGVK